The genomic DNA ATCTCCCAtatccctctcctctttcccccatAACCTCCATCCCTTTTATAAGGGCTTCTTTCTATAactttgttttgttaattttttttccatctggtttATAGAACCATTAGTCAGGTTAGAAGGTAGGGAATTACTATTTAATAGTGGGAATGTTTGCGGtctcaaaataataaaactgttTCCCCTTTTGTCAGAAATGCTTCAACCTATTCTATTGTCTACAAAGGTAAGACCAACCTGACAAGGGCAGTTAATGTAATCAAACTATATTAAAGTAAATtctgaaactcatttttttccttaaaaggaaaatgtttttaaactaCCATTTCtcacttttgaaaatcaaatgcaTAATTACATGTGAATcttgtagttttgttttttaaaaaaaatcactacctTTTACTTGTCAATAAATTTTCATGATGAAACTTAAACCAAGATCAGCCAAGCTTCTTAATCTTGGAGAAGTGTGCTGGCAGCATAGTAATGAATTTTTAGCCTCAGCAACTTGTAGAGAAGTAGTCTCTTGTTATAAGGGAGTATTCACATCAGTACTTTAGAATCTAATAGTGTCATCCAAGTATCTTGTTGGGTACCTCATAAGCATTGTGCTCAGCTTTGTGAGGATTATAAATTCTTATGATCTAAACTttttaaatatcaagaaaatataaGTGAAACCATAAGCCCCCTTAGCCATGAATGTTTTGATTTAGCAAATTATAAGGCAGTTTGTTTAGGGTCTCTCTTTCCTGTCCTATGGCTTTTTGCcataaataaaagtattaaagGACCATTTTAGTGTCTGTGCTCAGGGGTGAGGTTTTTTAAAACCTGCTATTGAAAAGCAAAATATCCTTCATCTGACCTGGGGTGGGGTGTGAGTCATGAGAATATACTGAAGAGTTCAGGGAAATTGAATGGGACATTTAGCATAAAATCCCACGTTGTCTTAATGTTTGTCAGATAGTTTTGTCCCTCTTGGCTGTGTACTTATTGGACTGAACAGTTTTATTTTACTGTCATCTAAGCTAGTGTTGGTAATAACTTTCTTAGTTAATACATTTATTGTTGTCAGTTCAGTAGTCTTAAAGTTTAAATTGTAAAGGTGTCTTAATGATGCATGAattaaatatataacaatatttGGGAAGAAGACATtggttaaaaataaatcttaacaGTGCACTAGCAGGAACTAGATAGATACACATTCTACTGAATTCTTTATGGAAAAAACGAAACAATTAGATGTTatgtcttaaaataaattttatttcaccaGAAACAAGTATAATACCATTTTTCTCTTAACTAGTATTGCCCTTTTTGGATCTTTTCAGTTGTCCTTATTGGAGACTCTGGTGTAGGAAAGAGTAATCTTCTGTCTCGTTTCACTCGAAATGAGTTTAATCTGGAAAGTAAGAGCACCATTGGTGTGGAGTTTGCAACAAGAAGCATCCAAGTTGATGGGAAAACAATAAAGGCTCAAATATGGGACACAGCAGGACAAGAACGATATCGAGCTATAACATCAGCGTAAGTCAAGGGGATCCAGGTTCTATAAACCAGTTTGCAGCAATTGAATTTGAAGTGAAAGTGTGGCAATTTGAAGTGTGCAGTGTCCATAACTTTATCCTAGGAAGAACTCAACTATcatgagaattttgaaattgagTTGTAAGAATGTTTTATTATGATTGGACCCTACTCCCACCTGCTTTTCACTTTATACTTATTCTTTTAATAAgaacattttttctgtttttcagttaTTACCGTGGAGCAGTAGGTGCCTTGCTGGTTTATGATATTGCTAAACATCTTACATATGAAAATGTAGAACGATGGCTGAAAGAACTGAGAGATCATGCAGATAGTAACATTGTTATCATGCTTGTGGGCAACAAGAGTGATTTACGTCATCTCAGAGCAGTCCCTACAGATGAAGCAAGAGCCTTTGCAGGTAACGAATGACCCAACTTATATGATAAGACTCTTGCGTGATAGTGAGATGGTTCTTTGTTTTATGCTATTGGGAAGAAGACttgattttaaatgatattttaaggattttatttttatctttctaataGAGAAATTTTTATCTGCATGAGCTATATTTAAATTTGTGATGGTAGCATGGGATGTAGGGCTCCAGGTTTCTTACATAGCTTGGCTTTGTAACCCACAGTCTTTATTGTAGACTTCACTCCACCCCTTGCTTTCTATAGTAATTACATTAcaatgtgtctgtctgtctgtctctgtctctgtctctctctctctctctccttgatgACTCCATTGGGGAATACACTTGCCCCTTCTATGCtttgatataattttaatatactgTGCCTATCTTCTTAGTTTATATATATACCCAGCTCCAAAAGGTGAGGCCAGGAAAAACTGATCAGAAGTGACAGCCCTGTCACATCTCTCTAAGGACTGTGTGTTGCCTGTGTTTCCATAGGGAAAAGTTTAAATGTAGCTCTTTTCTCAATAGCCCCATGAAAATACAGACATGGCCTCAACTCTTCTCTACTCAGAAATGTACTATGCTTTACTCTCATTCTCAATTCATCTCTGTCCCCCCCATCATCTTTTTTAAAGTCCTTATTATATACCTTAAAGTATATCAAACGTGTATGGGTGTTCCTGAGTGTGAATGGGAAGAGTCTAAGCACTGGTGAACAGTGAGTCTTCATGGTAATGATATTAAGGTCAtctaatatttagaattttagcATTTTGTCTCTATTTTTGACCTTATGGACACCCAAATGAAACAGCCTCATTTTTTTCATACAGATGAGAAAGCAGATATAAAATTGGTATGCCTTTCTCGGTTACAAAATGAGTCAGTGGCAGAAAACATGTAGTTCAACCCAAGTCTCCTGAATACCAGTCCGGTATTCTTTCTATTGCTGCATGTTGCTTTCTTGTGATATTTACTGACATGTTCTTGAGTATTTAAGAacattttctattactttttagTGGGTTGGATAAGCTTGTTTGAAATGATATATACAGATAGATTATTCAACTCAAAAATACTAAATACCTGCTATGTAGAAGTCATCATGTGGCTACAGCctgtggggaagaagggaggaatagatgaatctaataaaatgaatgtaGAATATTCATAGGGGCTACCTAAGAAATTGAGATCTAAAGAATTCTGTTACTTCTACTTTTAGGGATGGGTTTTtgttaaaaatcaattatttatgctatacatatattttggtttgtttgtatTCCCTCAGAAAAGAATGGCTTGTCATTTATTGAGACATCTGCTTTAGACTCTACAAATGTAGAAGCTGCTTTCCAGACAATCCTGACAGGTAAGGCTTGTAGTTTGAATTCCTACCAATTGGAGTCAAAGATTGCATAACGTGTTGTGTTTAGATAAATGATGCCATAGGGTGAAAGAAGAATATTCTTGATATGTTTGAAGGTTTTTAGAAGGAATTATTGACATCTGGTGGGAACTTAAAATGTTATCATAGCTTATATTCGTAATAGCCCtttcaaggtttacaaagagAGCTTTTTTCCATGTTGAAGTATATAGTAAAAGTTTTATTATCACCATTTACTGATGGGAAAAAATTGGCTGAGAGGGAACAAAAAACAGAGTCAGTGTATGAGCCAATATTCAAACTTGGCTGAATCTGAAGTCCACTACTTTTTCCTCCTTATGTTGTTTGTTTAACATATAACCACCTGAGATAGATTCTTTACCCTAGAAATTTTTGGTTTTGAGGGAGACACTAACAGATTTAGAAACTGactttatgatttttaaataatctatttGAAGACTTTAATCATTTGATATCTGACTTAGTGATTTCTGTGATAAATCTCAACCCACACCACTCTTCAGTTATGTTTTTTTAACTTACTGGTCCTTTTACTGATTCATAGCCACTTAAACAActctgctaattttttttttaattttttgagatGAGTAGGGGCACAGGGTGCTTGCAAAAGTGGCCAACTTCATAGCAATATTACAAGCCTTGTATCCTGCAGACAGGATTTGGGTAAATCTTTCATAGGGTGCCAAGTACCATGATACTGATATGCAGTGATAAAATCCAGAGAAGTTTAAACTTTTTAAGCCAAATTGTCCATCATGCAGTgatgtccgtgtgtgtgtgtgtgtgtgtgtgtgtgtgtaattgagCCACAAGTCTGTCTGCtcttttttccatgtttctatgtgttaatatgtacagtatatttgagatataaaaattaataattttcttttattccccccctttttctaATCTTGAATTCACTcttggctctgctacttacttTGAcgttgggaaagtcatttagcttctgggcttcagtttcttcctatgtGAAATGATGGTGTGTAGGTTAAAAATCTAATTCTAAATCTGCGATTCTTTGACTTATGCTCCCTAAAATTTCctaaagtgctttacaaagtTAGTTAGCCAAAGGAAGTTGGGGCTTAGGGGAAAGGAATCCTGTttgtgatgaaaaaaaagaatgaataacatTGTTTTAAGAGTAAGCTGGTACTTGATTCTAAAGCTATTGGATTGCTTGGTTTCTCTTCTCCTTACTTTTGAAAAACCGGACCAGTTATTTGATTATCAGTCATTcccattaaaattttctttcaactTTAAGAGTTACTTATTCTGAAGATACATCAGAGAACAAACCACCCCAATTAAAAAAGGATATATATGCTCACTTCAGCTAGTTTCTGGCATTTATTTCCTTGTCCAAGTAGTTCTTTTGGAGgcaactttttctaattttttttgtttgtttgttttgtccaGGATAGGGACCTGGTAAGAAAACTCCTTTTACCAaagttttttgttctttgctttgCAATTTATCCTGTTGGAGAATTGCTTGCATCACTGAAAGGctaaatggtttgccattccacTGTAGCCTGACTTAACCTTACATCCTCAGTGCTGTGGCCTTTTTTCTGCTGTTCAACTCCACATCTCAGTATTGGTTTTATAAAAAGTTAGTATATAGTTTCCTCAGATTTATTTAAAATTGATAACTTTCTGAGTCATTCAGTGGGCTAAGGGTATTAAacactttaaatattttcttctgcatcacatttctttaaaaatattcacagcataTTTGTAAAATTGAGTTACAAGCAGATCTATGATAAGTCTGATAAggaagatatatgtgtgtatgtatatacacacacacacacacacacacacacacacacacacacacacattcttagGCTTTTTTGTTGGCCAAAGTTTTTTAATCTAAGTTTTCAGTTCCATCTCTTGCTCTTTTAATTACTTTTCTTCATACCTTAAGGGAAATTAATACAACAATGACTATACTTGAA from Macrotis lagotis isolate mMagLag1 chromosome 4, bilby.v1.9.chrom.fasta, whole genome shotgun sequence includes the following:
- the RAB11A gene encoding ras-related protein Rab-11A yields the protein MGTRDDEYDYLFKVVLIGDSGVGKSNLLSRFTRNEFNLESKSTIGVEFATRSIQVDGKTIKAQIWDTAGQERYRAITSAYYRGAVGALLVYDIAKHLTYENVERWLKELRDHADSNIVIMLVGNKSDLRHLRAVPTDEARAFAEKNGLSFIETSALDSTNVEAAFQTILTEIYRIVSQKQMSDRRENDMSPSNNVVPIHVPPTTENKPKVQCCQNI